A section of the Paenibacillus aurantius genome encodes:
- a CDS encoding ABC transporter ATP-binding protein, with amino-acid sequence MIEVENIRKTFRTPVVHTGRFAGLRSFFSREYREKEAVQGISFTIPPGEFVGYIGPNGAGKSTTIKMLTGILHPTSGKVRIGGISPHEDRKRVVAKLGVVFGQRCQLWWDLPVKDSFDILAEMYKIGGKAKEERLGGLRELLGLDEFLETPVRKLSLGQRMRADLAAAMLHDPDILFLDEPTIGLDVTAKKNIRGFLQTLNREFGKTILLTTHDMDDIEQLCSRVIVINHGRIGYDGSIPRLRERIGLPTVIKVTYRGPVDIPEEPGAPFTIRERSEAAVTIECNRQEQKAMDVLRTLGLWGEIDDVHMEEPEFEEIIHRVY; translated from the coding sequence ATGATAGAAGTAGAGAATATCCGCAAAACGTTCCGGACCCCCGTCGTGCACACCGGCCGCTTCGCCGGCCTCCGGAGCTTCTTCTCCCGGGAGTACCGGGAGAAGGAAGCGGTGCAGGGCATCAGCTTCACCATTCCGCCGGGGGAATTCGTGGGGTATATCGGGCCGAACGGGGCCGGGAAATCAACCACGATCAAAATGCTCACCGGCATCCTGCACCCGACCTCCGGTAAGGTGCGGATCGGCGGGATCAGCCCGCACGAGGACCGTAAACGGGTGGTCGCCAAGCTGGGCGTCGTGTTCGGCCAGCGCTGCCAGCTGTGGTGGGACCTGCCGGTGAAGGATTCCTTCGATATTCTGGCCGAGATGTACAAGATCGGCGGGAAGGCGAAGGAAGAAAGGCTTGGCGGTCTCCGGGAGCTGCTCGGGCTGGATGAATTTCTCGAGACGCCGGTGCGCAAGCTCTCCCTCGGGCAGCGGATGCGCGCCGATCTCGCCGCGGCGATGCTGCACGACCCGGATATCCTGTTCCTCGACGAGCCGACGATCGGCCTCGACGTCACGGCGAAGAAGAACATCCGGGGCTTTCTGCAGACGCTTAACCGGGAGTTCGGCAAGACGATTCTGCTTACCACGCACGACATGGACGACATCGAGCAGCTGTGCTCCCGGGTGATCGTCATCAACCACGGCCGGATCGGCTATGACGGGTCCATCCCGAGGCTCCGGGAGCGCATCGGCCTGCCTACGGTCATCAAGGTGACCTACCGCGGGCCGGTGGACATCCCGGAAGAGCCCGGCGCCCCGTTCACGATCCGGGAGCGTTCGGAGGCCGCGGTTACGATCGAGTGCAACCGGCAGGAGCAGAAGGCGATGGATGTGCTCCGGACGCTCGGCCTGTGGGGAGAGATCGATGACGTGCATATGGAGGAGCCGGAGTTCGAGGAAATCATTCACCGGGTCTACTAA
- a CDS encoding ABC transporter permease has protein sequence MSVLRMYALLVRASVKSRMQYRFNFFFTSLMAAVINAVEFLMVAVVLVKFGDIQGWSVYEVGYLYAVLTLSKTVYRTLASDVHHLEKYLVTGDLDRLLIRPVPILLALMSQNFRIMLGELLQGGFILAVCLRHLMLEGQLGWASLPLTLLIIVMGSVILFSIGLATASVGFWITRISELQTFTEDASRNACQYPLTLYPGWLKFMLLSVVPVGFANYIPALYVLRGELGPWILAATAGAAGLCYFLSRRLWSLGLSRYQSTGS, from the coding sequence ATGAGCGTGCTTCGGATGTATGCCCTTCTCGTCAGGGCGAGCGTAAAGAGCCGGATGCAGTACCGGTTCAATTTCTTCTTCACCTCCTTAATGGCGGCGGTTATTAATGCCGTTGAATTTCTTATGGTTGCGGTCGTTCTGGTGAAGTTCGGGGATATCCAAGGCTGGAGCGTGTATGAGGTGGGGTATCTGTACGCTGTGCTGACCCTGTCCAAAACGGTGTACCGGACGCTCGCGAGCGACGTTCACCATCTGGAAAAATACCTCGTCACCGGAGACCTCGACCGGCTTCTGATCCGTCCGGTCCCGATTCTGCTCGCCCTCATGTCGCAAAATTTCCGCATCATGCTGGGGGAGCTTCTGCAGGGGGGCTTTATTCTGGCCGTCTGCCTGCGGCACCTGATGCTCGAGGGCCAGCTCGGCTGGGCTTCCCTTCCGTTAACGCTGTTAATCATTGTCATGGGCTCCGTCATTCTGTTCTCGATCGGACTCGCCACGGCCTCCGTCGGCTTCTGGATCACACGGATCAGCGAGCTTCAGACCTTCACCGAGGACGCCTCGCGGAATGCGTGCCAATACCCGCTTACGCTGTACCCGGGCTGGCTGAAATTCATGCTGCTCTCCGTCGTTCCCGTCGGGTTCGCCAACTATATTCCCGCTCTCTATGTTCTGAGGGGAGAGCTCGGCCCCTGGATTCTGGCCGCCACCGCCGGCGCAGCGGGGCTGTGTTATTTCTTAAGCCGTCGTTTATGGAGCCTCGGGCTGTCCCGGTACCAAAGCACGGGATCGTAA
- a CDS encoding cation diffusion facilitator family transporter codes for MRPTNSQTMFAAWISLVSNILLTGIKFVIGFLFNSQVLIADGVHNAGDVIASGAALSSMRISSRPADKEHPYGHGKAEVLGAAVVAVILAMAALFMAYHSFEVLLQAEPPEAHLLALAAAFVSLVWKQLLYLYTIRIGRQLNSKGLIATAHDHLADVYASIAAVAGIGCGLIGEYYDNPVLGFGDPVAGIIVSFLVMKLAYTMGRESFDILMERNVAPEQLEQYASLIRSVPEVRRIDRLRAREHGHYTIVDVRVAVPGTLTIQEGHDIARTIKLSIMNAHRDVEEVLVHLNPWYEAKQ; via the coding sequence ATGCGTCCAACCAACAGCCAAACCATGTTCGCCGCCTGGATCAGCCTGGTGAGCAACATCCTGCTGACCGGCATCAAATTCGTCATCGGCTTCCTGTTCAACAGCCAGGTGCTGATTGCCGACGGGGTTCACAACGCGGGAGACGTCATTGCCTCGGGCGCCGCCCTGAGCTCAATGCGCATCTCCAGCCGTCCGGCGGATAAAGAGCATCCGTACGGCCACGGCAAAGCGGAGGTGCTCGGCGCGGCGGTCGTCGCCGTTATTCTCGCGATGGCGGCCCTCTTCATGGCCTACCACTCGTTCGAGGTGCTTCTACAAGCCGAGCCGCCGGAAGCCCATCTTCTTGCCTTGGCCGCCGCCTTCGTCTCGCTCGTCTGGAAGCAGCTTCTGTACCTGTATACGATCCGCATCGGGCGGCAGCTGAACAGCAAGGGCCTGATCGCCACCGCGCACGACCATCTGGCGGACGTCTACGCCTCCATCGCGGCGGTGGCGGGCATCGGCTGCGGCCTCATCGGGGAGTATTACGACAATCCCGTGCTGGGTTTCGGAGACCCGGTCGCGGGTATCATCGTCTCGTTCCTCGTCATGAAGCTCGCCTATACGATGGGACGGGAATCCTTCGACATTCTCATGGAACGCAATGTAGCCCCCGAGCAGCTCGAGCAGTACGCCTCCCTGATCCGGAGCGTGCCGGAGGTGAGAAGGATTGACCGGCTTCGCGCCCGGGAGCATGGCCACTACACCATCGTGGACGTGCGCGTGGCGGTGCCCGGCACGCTTACCATCCAGGAAGGGCATGATATCGCCCGCACCATCAAGCTCTCCATCATGAACGCGCACCGTGATGTGGAAGAGGTGCTGGTGCACCTCAATCCCTGGTACGAAGCCAAACAATAA
- a CDS encoding response regulator transcription factor, translating into MAAPDKIRIVLVDDQALIRKGLRYILDLQPDMEVAGEASTGEEGVELARRTSPDLVLMDIRMPGLTGIEATRSIAETLPDTRVVLLTTFDVENYVFDGIRAGASGYLLKDLNTEEMLAGLRAMHRGATLFNSTTAKKALAQLVSPPPGAEEGGFPDDPLLEPLTERETEVLQLLAYGKRNAEISALLHISEGTTKTHIHHIIQKLGALDRTQAVVIGIRRKLVL; encoded by the coding sequence ATGGCCGCACCGGATAAGATACGGATTGTGCTCGTAGACGACCAGGCGCTGATCCGCAAAGGCTTGCGGTATATTCTCGATCTGCAGCCCGATATGGAAGTGGCGGGAGAAGCGTCGACGGGAGAAGAAGGAGTGGAGCTGGCGAGGCGGACCTCGCCCGATCTCGTGTTGATGGATATCCGGATGCCGGGCCTTACGGGAATTGAGGCGACCCGGTCCATTGCGGAGACCCTGCCCGACACCCGCGTGGTCCTGCTGACGACCTTCGACGTGGAGAATTATGTCTTTGACGGCATCCGGGCCGGAGCCTCGGGGTACCTGCTCAAGGATTTGAATACGGAAGAAATGCTGGCCGGGCTGAGGGCCATGCACCGGGGAGCGACCCTTTTCAACAGCACCACCGCCAAAAAAGCGCTGGCCCAGCTCGTCAGTCCCCCGCCGGGGGCGGAAGAGGGCGGCTTCCCGGATGACCCGCTGCTGGAGCCGCTGACCGAGAGGGAAACCGAGGTCCTTCAGCTCCTCGCCTACGGCAAGCGCAATGCGGAGATTTCGGCCCTACTCCATATTTCCGAGGGAACCACCAAAACCCACATTCATCACATCATCCAGAAGCTCGGAGCTCTGGACCGCACCCAAGCGGTGGTGATCGGCATCCGCCGCAAGCTGGTTCTCTAG
- a CDS encoding ABC transporter permease — protein MLFAVLAKKAYRRNLQYRGSHLVHNLASAIFGVVYISIWMGLGEGRSLGEYGLKGMVSYIAFNQVSLWVALFLNNGLGIPESVRTGQISLELMRPVPLFYQLMSREWGQIAYQFVYKFLPIYFLYFFVFQLQVPSQLSTYAATAAALLFAAYISICINYLIGVTSLWTTESTWFYWLNYSFSMLLSGFFIPLEWLPGWLHAISVWSPYPYLLYHSTRIYLELESFTVLTGSVVWCLLFTVLCIGATRIVRRKLEVQGG, from the coding sequence ATGCTTTTTGCCGTCCTTGCCAAAAAAGCGTACCGGCGGAACCTGCAATACCGCGGCTCGCACCTGGTCCATAATCTGGCCAGCGCCATCTTCGGCGTGGTATACATCTCGATCTGGATGGGCCTCGGGGAGGGCCGCTCGCTCGGGGAGTACGGCCTGAAGGGCATGGTAAGCTACATCGCTTTTAACCAGGTCAGCCTGTGGGTGGCCCTCTTTCTGAACAACGGCCTGGGGATTCCCGAGTCCGTGCGGACCGGGCAGATCTCGCTCGAGCTTATGCGTCCCGTTCCCTTGTTCTACCAGCTGATGAGCCGGGAATGGGGGCAGATCGCTTACCAGTTCGTGTACAAGTTTCTTCCGATTTACTTCCTCTACTTCTTCGTGTTTCAGCTTCAGGTTCCCAGCCAACTGTCGACGTACGCGGCCACGGCTGCCGCGCTCCTTTTTGCCGCCTACATAAGCATCTGCATCAACTACTTAATTGGGGTCACCTCGCTTTGGACGACGGAGTCCACGTGGTTTTATTGGCTGAACTATTCCTTTTCCATGCTGCTGTCGGGCTTCTTCATTCCGCTCGAATGGCTGCCGGGCTGGCTCCACGCGATCAGCGTCTGGTCGCCTTATCCTTATCTGCTCTATCACTCAACGCGAATCTATTTGGAGCTTGAATCGTTTACGGTGTTAACGGGCTCCGTCGTGTGGTGTCTGCTGTTTACGGTCCTGTGCATCGGGGCCACGCGTATAGTCCGGCGGAAGCTGGAGGTGCAGGGAGGATGA
- the helD gene encoding RNA polymerase recycling motor HelD translates to MSIEPKDWTIERERLKEVAGQIGKQLEGLEDIVRDRRETVVSGRRNFWDDITVNVENEDEEIETAASITQQANVQRQQEIAYRHAFQTLRRLEKLQGSPYFGRIDFTERGGASEAVYVGIQSLTDEESGEIYIYDWRAPISGMFYDYPPGPAEYETPVGPVQGELTLKRQYVIRHGELRQMFDTGLPIGDDVLREMLGQSADDKMKSIVTTIQKEQNEIIRTDRHRILIVQGAAGSGKTSVALQRVAYLLYKYRNVMSSENILLFSPNRLFNDYISTVLPELGEANMRQTTFQDYLAYTLGFEWKLENPYERMELVLGSEENEVWRARTAGMAYKASTDFFGLIRRYLTLLKQEGMLFKTLSIRDKPVIPAERLVERFYGFEPRMSIEYRIEKMRRWLLDELEEKEEAYAKAVYRKMYANPRYLGTEPEMKAESRRKARRAFTPLVEMADRLEFADALGLYKRLFTDRGLIQRLLAEEPGAEAGVAGAPASAGESAGSGAPAEGEREAAKFGGSLPPEWEGICRYTLEALERGEMPYEDATPYVYLQAEVEGMQKYREMRHVLIDEAQDYSPFQYAYIRALFPKAGFTLLGDLNQGIQGEAGLQGYEGIRELLGGDEAKTVRLFKSYRSTRQIVDFTKALLGEGQPVEAFSRDGELPRLIRAQDESALADAVAADVRSLRAEGASVAVLCHTAEESEQAFAALQKRGETDAVLITRETETFVTGTVVLPVYLAKGLEFDAVVVYEAGSLRYGRERERKLLYTACTRALHRLHLYYTAEPSPFLAGVPESLFERQEA, encoded by the coding sequence ATGAGCATAGAGCCTAAGGATTGGACTATCGAGAGGGAACGGCTTAAGGAGGTGGCCGGCCAGATCGGGAAGCAGCTCGAAGGGCTGGAGGATATCGTCCGTGACCGGAGGGAAACGGTCGTAAGCGGCCGCCGGAACTTCTGGGACGACATCACCGTCAACGTCGAGAACGAGGACGAGGAAATCGAGACGGCGGCGAGCATTACCCAGCAGGCGAACGTGCAGCGGCAGCAGGAGATTGCCTACCGGCATGCCTTCCAGACGCTCCGCCGGCTGGAGAAGCTGCAAGGCTCGCCGTATTTCGGACGGATCGACTTCACCGAACGCGGCGGAGCTTCCGAAGCGGTATATGTCGGCATCCAGTCGCTTACCGACGAGGAGAGCGGTGAAATCTACATTTACGATTGGCGCGCTCCGATCTCCGGTATGTTCTACGATTACCCGCCCGGCCCGGCGGAATATGAAACGCCCGTAGGGCCGGTCCAAGGGGAGCTCACGCTGAAGCGGCAGTACGTGATCCGGCACGGAGAGCTGCGGCAGATGTTCGACACCGGCCTGCCGATCGGGGACGATGTGCTGCGTGAGATGCTGGGACAAAGCGCCGACGACAAGATGAAGAGCATCGTCACGACGATCCAGAAGGAGCAGAACGAGATCATCCGTACGGACCGGCACCGCATTCTGATCGTTCAGGGCGCTGCGGGCAGCGGCAAGACGTCCGTTGCTCTTCAGCGGGTCGCCTACCTGCTGTATAAGTACCGGAACGTGATGAGCTCGGAGAACATTCTCCTCTTCTCGCCGAACCGTCTGTTCAACGATTACATCTCCACCGTTCTGCCGGAGCTGGGCGAGGCGAACATGCGCCAGACGACGTTCCAGGATTATCTGGCGTACACGCTCGGGTTCGAGTGGAAGCTGGAGAACCCGTATGAGCGTATGGAGCTTGTGCTCGGCTCGGAGGAGAATGAAGTCTGGCGGGCCCGCACGGCCGGCATGGCTTACAAGGCCTCGACGGACTTCTTCGGGCTCATCCGGCGCTACCTGACCCTGCTTAAGCAGGAGGGGATGCTGTTTAAGACCCTATCCATCCGGGACAAACCGGTTATCCCGGCCGAAAGGCTGGTGGAAAGGTTCTACGGATTCGAGCCGAGGATGTCCATCGAATACCGGATCGAGAAGATGCGCCGGTGGCTGCTGGACGAGCTGGAGGAGAAGGAAGAGGCGTATGCCAAGGCCGTTTACCGCAAAATGTACGCCAACCCCCGCTACCTCGGCACGGAGCCCGAGATGAAGGCGGAGAGCCGGCGCAAAGCCCGCCGGGCGTTCACCCCTCTGGTGGAGATGGCGGACCGGCTCGAATTCGCCGACGCGCTTGGGCTGTACAAGCGGCTCTTCACGGATCGCGGGCTGATTCAGCGCCTGCTGGCGGAGGAGCCTGGGGCTGAGGCTGGCGTGGCAGGGGCGCCGGCGTCTGCGGGTGAATCTGCCGGATCGGGAGCGCCGGCCGAGGGTGAGCGGGAAGCGGCGAAGTTCGGCGGATCGCTTCCTCCCGAATGGGAGGGGATCTGCCGGTACACGCTGGAAGCCCTCGAGCGCGGGGAGATGCCGTATGAGGACGCCACGCCTTACGTCTATCTCCAGGCTGAGGTGGAGGGGATGCAGAAGTACCGCGAGATGCGCCACGTTCTGATCGACGAAGCCCAGGACTACTCGCCCTTCCAGTACGCGTATATCCGCGCGCTGTTTCCAAAGGCGGGCTTCACGCTTCTTGGCGACCTGAACCAGGGCATCCAGGGAGAGGCAGGGCTGCAAGGCTATGAAGGAATCCGGGAGCTGCTCGGGGGAGACGAGGCGAAGACCGTCCGCCTGTTCAAGAGCTACCGCTCGACCCGGCAGATCGTCGACTTCACGAAGGCCCTGCTGGGCGAAGGGCAGCCGGTGGAGGCGTTCAGCCGGGACGGGGAGCTGCCGCGCTTGATCCGCGCGCAGGACGAGTCGGCGCTCGCCGATGCGGTCGCTGCGGATGTCCGCTCCCTGCGGGCGGAAGGGGCGTCGGTCGCCGTTCTCTGCCACACGGCCGAGGAGAGCGAGCAGGCCTTCGCCGCCCTGCAGAAGCGGGGCGAGACGGACGCGGTGCTGATCACGCGGGAGACGGAAACGTTCGTCACGGGAACCGTCGTGCTGCCGGTGTACCTGGCGAAGGGCCTCGAGTTCGACGCGGTCGTCGTCTACGAGGCGGGGAGCCTCCGTTACGGCCGGGAACGGGAGCGCAAGCTCCTGTACACGGCGTGCACCCGCGCGCTTCACCGCCTGCATCTGTATTACACCGCGGAGCCGTCCCCGTTCCTGGCCGGCGTTCCGGAAAGCCTGTTCGAGCGGCAGGAAGCTTAA
- a CDS encoding MFS transporter, giving the protein MSTAAKAKSPGLFSNGFVRAILLSALFLQIGIWVRNYSILLFVMEKTGEDPVAVSLISVAEFAPIFIFSFIGGTFADRWRPKRTMVWCDILSSLSIFAVLLAMVFGGWKAVFFATLVSSILSQFSQPSGMKLFKLHVPEEHVQAGMSMYQTLFALFMILGPILGTFVFQSFGIDWAIAVTGVAFLLSAGVLTFLPPDRVASEAKAQTSVLQEMKLGFRYVLSSKVLSTLGGTFAAAGLALGLIQPLAVFLLTERLGLPKEYLQWFMMANGIGMIVGGGLTMAIAKNAAPQKLLAFGMAVSAVFILVSGMSTMLWLTLAANFISGLVMPAIQIGINTMILKNTEEAFVGRANGILTPLFMGSMVITMSLAGALKNAIPLVTIYGVSAALFIVGVFILLPLFRLQEVRTAAEAG; this is encoded by the coding sequence ATGTCAACGGCTGCCAAAGCCAAAAGTCCGGGCCTGTTTAGCAACGGCTTTGTCCGGGCCATTCTGCTGTCCGCCCTGTTCCTGCAAATCGGCATATGGGTGCGCAACTATTCGATTCTGTTATTCGTCATGGAGAAAACGGGGGAAGACCCCGTCGCCGTCTCCCTGATTTCGGTGGCGGAATTCGCCCCGATCTTTATTTTCTCCTTCATCGGGGGAACCTTTGCCGACCGCTGGCGTCCGAAGCGGACGATGGTCTGGTGCGATATCCTGAGCTCACTCTCGATCTTCGCGGTGCTCCTCGCTATGGTGTTCGGGGGCTGGAAGGCCGTCTTCTTCGCTACGCTTGTCTCTTCCATTCTGTCCCAGTTCTCCCAGCCGTCGGGGATGAAGCTGTTCAAGCTGCATGTGCCCGAGGAGCACGTGCAGGCGGGCATGTCGATGTACCAGACGCTGTTCGCGCTCTTCATGATCCTGGGTCCCATTCTGGGAACCTTCGTCTTCCAGAGCTTCGGCATCGACTGGGCCATCGCCGTGACCGGCGTCGCCTTCCTGCTGTCGGCGGGCGTGCTCACGTTCCTGCCGCCGGACCGGGTGGCCTCGGAGGCCAAGGCCCAGACCAGCGTACTCCAGGAGATGAAGCTCGGCTTCCGCTACGTGCTGTCGAGCAAGGTGCTCTCGACGCTCGGAGGAACGTTCGCCGCCGCCGGCCTGGCGCTCGGCCTCATCCAGCCTCTTGCCGTATTCCTTCTGACGGAGCGGCTCGGCCTGCCGAAGGAATACCTGCAGTGGTTCATGATGGCGAACGGCATCGGCATGATCGTAGGGGGCGGCCTCACGATGGCCATCGCCAAGAACGCCGCTCCCCAGAAGCTGCTTGCCTTCGGCATGGCGGTAAGCGCCGTGTTCATCCTCGTCAGCGGGATGTCGACGATGCTCTGGCTGACGCTGGCCGCCAACTTCATCAGCGGCCTTGTCATGCCGGCCATCCAGATCGGCATCAACACGATGATTCTGAAGAACACGGAGGAGGCCTTCGTCGGGCGTGCGAACGGCATTCTGACGCCGCTCTTCATGGGCTCCATGGTCATTACCATGAGCCTGGCAGGGGCGCTGAAGAACGCCATTCCGCTCGTGACCATCTACGGCGTTTCAGCCGCCTTGTTCATCGTGGGCGTGTTCATCCTTCTGCCGCTGTTCCGGCTGCAGGAGGTTCGGACCGCAGCGGAAGCCGGCTAA
- a CDS encoding TetR/AcrR family transcriptional regulator: MSPKVSDAYKEERRAAILEGALQCFADKGYPATTVDDIVRRLGISKGALYNYFASKEEMFTALMEERMERLIVGVKGERYDTIPDAAGKLSLIMRRFQRQALQELRPLLAFYLEFSLQASRREELRQVMLRHEETAVAFIREVIEEGIRSGEFRPDLDSGEAASLFWALRDGIALQFIGSGEDEQYQVLMRGMERMLLLYANKRPEG; encoded by the coding sequence ATGTCACCTAAGGTAAGCGACGCCTACAAGGAAGAGCGGCGGGCCGCCATCCTGGAGGGGGCCCTGCAGTGCTTTGCCGACAAAGGCTACCCGGCCACCACGGTCGACGACATCGTCCGGAGGCTCGGGATCAGCAAGGGCGCCTTGTACAATTATTTTGCCAGCAAGGAAGAGATGTTCACGGCCCTGATGGAGGAGCGGATGGAGCGGCTCATTGTCGGGGTGAAAGGGGAGCGGTACGACACGATTCCGGATGCCGCCGGCAAGCTCAGCCTGATCATGCGTCGCTTTCAGCGCCAGGCCCTGCAGGAGCTCCGGCCCCTCCTCGCCTTCTACCTCGAGTTCTCGCTGCAGGCCTCCCGCCGGGAGGAGCTCCGCCAGGTGATGCTCCGCCATGAAGAGACCGCTGTCGCCTTCATCCGCGAGGTGATCGAGGAGGGCATCCGCTCCGGAGAGTTCAGGCCGGACCTGGACAGCGGCGAAGCCGCGTCCCTCTTCTGGGCGCTCCGGGACGGCATCGCCCTGCAGTTCATCGGCAGCGGGGAGGACGAGCAGTACCAGGTGCTCATGCGCGGTATGGAGAGAATGCTCCTCCTGTACGCCAACAAGCGGCCGGAGGGTTAG
- a CDS encoding aminopeptidase, with product MTDNRLTKLADVLVNYSTEVQKGENVLIEAFGIDAALVKELVKAVHQAGGHPFVNLRDHSVIRAMLMNSTEEQIRTWAEFDHYQMDRMNVYIGVRGGENVSEMSDVPADKMKLYQSLYSHRVHSTTRVNQTKWVVLRYPSPSMAQLANTSTEAFEDFYFDVCTLDYEKMSRAMDPLKELMDRTDKVRIVGPGTDLNFSIKGIGAIKCEGKRNIPDGEVYTAPVRDSVNGKLTYNTPSVYQGFTFENVSLEFKDGKIVKATANDTEQINKVFDTDEGARYIGEFSLGFHPYIQKPMKDTLFDEKIDGSFHFTPGQAYKVADNGNSSAIHWDMVCIQRPEYGGGEIWFDDVLIRKDGRFVIPELEGLNPENLK from the coding sequence ATGACGGATAACCGACTGACCAAGCTGGCGGACGTGCTCGTCAATTATTCCACCGAGGTGCAGAAGGGCGAGAACGTGCTTATCGAAGCGTTCGGCATTGATGCCGCGCTTGTCAAGGAACTCGTGAAAGCCGTTCACCAGGCGGGCGGCCACCCGTTCGTCAACCTGCGTGACCATTCGGTCATCCGGGCGATGCTGATGAATTCTACCGAGGAGCAGATCCGCACCTGGGCGGAATTCGATCACTATCAGATGGATCGGATGAACGTATACATCGGCGTACGCGGAGGAGAGAACGTCTCGGAGATGTCCGACGTGCCCGCCGACAAAATGAAGCTGTACCAGTCGCTGTACAGCCACCGCGTGCACAGCACCACCCGTGTCAACCAGACCAAATGGGTCGTGCTGCGCTACCCGAGCCCGTCCATGGCCCAGCTCGCGAACACGAGCACGGAAGCCTTTGAGGACTTCTACTTTGACGTCTGCACCCTGGACTATGAGAAAATGTCCCGCGCCATGGATCCGTTGAAGGAGCTCATGGACCGGACGGACAAAGTCCGCATCGTCGGCCCGGGCACCGACCTGAACTTCTCGATCAAAGGAATTGGGGCCATCAAATGCGAAGGCAAGCGCAACATTCCGGACGGCGAGGTGTACACGGCCCCTGTCCGCGATTCCGTCAACGGAAAACTGACCTACAACACGCCCAGCGTTTATCAGGGCTTCACGTTCGAGAATGTCTCCCTGGAGTTCAAGGACGGCAAGATCGTCAAGGCCACGGCTAACGACACGGAGCAGATCAACAAGGTATTCGATACGGATGAGGGCGCCCGCTATATCGGTGAGTTCTCGCTCGGTTTCCATCCTTACATCCAGAAGCCGATGAAAGATACGCTGTTTGACGAGAAGATTGACGGCAGCTTCCACTTTACCCCGGGCCAGGCCTACAAGGTAGCGGATAACGGCAATTCCTCCGCGATTCACTGGGATATGGTCTGCATCCAGCGCCCGGAATACGGCGGCGGCGAGATCTGGTTCGATGACGTGCTCATCCGTAAGGACGGCCGCTTCGTCATTCCGGAGCTGGAGGGCTTGAACCCCGAGAACCTGAAATAG
- a CDS encoding sensor histidine kinase: MEIVRSFPAARAAHLLFLVGWFLLIFPKERAADLPALLIALLLLSGYAFLVLLPARLWSRERYLGGLLLLLAVTLGSRLLYPDFPDHRIFWPFLYLAATAESGGKRGPAVLAAATLTIITGMLLLDGFSFGAWLAAFLVYGTLRSQALLRKAHRTNREQLRQLEAAHAELYRSSVQAMGYAALTERTRLARDIHDGLGHRLTSLIVQLQALRLTIGRDATKSAEMVEDLLDTARQGMQEVRMAVKEWSDDDSRLGAAALKGLVSQTEARTRLAIRYEERELLTPWPEEHGIILYRVLQEALTNILKHAEAKQAVVRVEEAGRELTLTVRDDGSYRAQEPLEPGFGLRGMKERCEAAGGRLVFRALSPHGLELETRLPLAHDDEGERYHGRTG, translated from the coding sequence ATGGAAATCGTACGATCTTTCCCCGCCGCCCGAGCCGCTCACCTGCTCTTTCTTGTGGGCTGGTTTCTTCTGATCTTTCCAAAAGAACGGGCGGCGGACCTTCCCGCTCTCCTGATCGCCCTGCTCCTCTTGAGCGGGTATGCCTTCCTGGTTCTGCTTCCCGCCCGTTTATGGAGCCGGGAACGCTACCTCGGGGGGCTGCTCCTCCTTCTTGCGGTGACGCTCGGCTCCCGCCTGCTTTATCCGGATTTTCCCGATCACCGGATCTTCTGGCCCTTCCTGTATCTAGCGGCGACGGCGGAAAGCGGGGGGAAACGGGGGCCGGCGGTTCTGGCGGCCGCCACCCTGACGATCATTACCGGCATGCTCCTCCTGGACGGCTTCTCCTTCGGAGCCTGGCTCGCCGCCTTCCTGGTGTACGGAACCTTGCGCAGCCAGGCTCTCCTGAGGAAGGCGCACCGGACCAACCGCGAGCAGCTCCGGCAGCTGGAGGCCGCCCATGCGGAGCTTTACCGGTCCTCCGTCCAGGCGATGGGCTATGCCGCCTTAACGGAGAGGACCCGGCTCGCCCGCGACATCCACGACGGACTCGGCCACCGGCTCACTTCGCTGATCGTCCAGCTTCAGGCGCTTCGCCTCACGATCGGCCGGGATGCCACGAAATCCGCCGAGATGGTGGAGGATTTGCTGGACACCGCGCGCCAAGGGATGCAGGAGGTGCGGATGGCCGTCAAGGAGTGGTCCGATGACGACAGCCGGCTGGGGGCGGCCGCGCTTAAGGGGCTCGTGTCCCAAACGGAGGCCCGGACCCGCCTGGCCATCCGGTACGAGGAACGGGAGCTTCTAACTCCTTGGCCGGAGGAGCACGGAATCATTCTCTACCGGGTTCTGCAGGAGGCGCTGACCAACATCCTGAAGCATGCGGAAGCGAAGCAAGCGGTCGTACGCGTGGAAGAAGCCGGGCGGGAGCTTACGCTGACGGTCCGCGATGACGGCTCGTACCGGGCTCAGGAGCCCCTGGAGCCCGGGTTCGGCCTGCGCGGAATGAAGGAGCGGTGCGAGGCCGCCGGAGGACGGCTGGTCTTCCGGGCCTTGAGCCCGCACGGGCTTGAGCTGGAGACCCGGCTCCCGCTCGCTCACGACGATGAGGGGGAACGCTATCATGGCCGCACCGGATAA